A region of Drosophila suzukii chromosome 2L, CBGP_Dsuzu_IsoJpt1.0, whole genome shotgun sequence DNA encodes the following proteins:
- the LOC108021142 gene encoding FHIP family protein CG3558 isoform X2 has protein sequence MWLRQSSGGGVASAGHGGPLRQRPIDAATDCDPRACYDSFCKHWQQAFEIIQHSAPPSHDDVLGVVSHLDYMVTLLLVELHHCNKVSLPAAEASGPPAAPCLEFLLSENLLDKLYEWACTTGRYANAVRLEQLKLYELLVSHSRHQLLCHEPFLRPLLKILASSQGEIFPPDLEKRLVILLNQLCVVLMQNVHLLDLFFFSAQTQVQEQILNGNVAQPKSGTTTNFIIFSLLIPYVHREGSLGHQARDALLLCMALSQKNSNIGTYIAQYSSICPLLVTGLGGLYSRLPNSIEISSIDWHRITPDDVTEIPELTLFMNALEFCNAVVQVAHEMIKQQLLDFMYQGFIVPVLGPAILQTNIDSQISAMSYLDLILRSITEPGLLRAFVRFLLDTEKFDGERILDALVERLNSPDANLCMVTMALFDTLLGLHCEDLMLELLLKFMLPGKHVPISHRHKINKIDPYLNSSEFFLELSPDVMKRARDLARPKSIHEPVIGDLTPLPSLPSPVMSKTIGANWNYYGVHTGDSLYANIQAYLFEAHWRIAQCQRDCLKWANSYRYQKWPRHGQGRVHAHALELARQFFSEFGGGAIVASESGEKQLDSLQSIGESSGYESFKWRPADEESEATDTTLATTASEADLEHNNSSISSVLGGTGRREAWRISHNNRNELLLTDLDFSEDLFAQGTVSLGPFLNAIWGKLQTFTSNSLYVNLHLTGLITRLAWYPLPLVHSLLLRSDIAITSDTPSFHQVLRILKQQIDAELPVTEDSLEIIDVARSSLIDREFRLANARKGNEGSPMHHSQQQQLATNSGQQQGQLRSAYATLSAATPVQATPTSAYDPFKRSDNKRRSISKSITSMFSRKSSASSSPAPPNGSSASSGLSQIYAFFTGAASNLVGNNGSAEGRGFPQGQTVTGTCETSLSTQPPSGASRPGATTTSTVGAGSSSSIGGSTQTLSAQSNATTHSSSTLHGLDGGPSTGGFNSEPVSLDSVASMGIIASTSGTERSRDLALCAVLMDEWLKELAAIAQEQSVVLVTEQASL, from the exons ATGTGGCTGCGCCAGAGCAGCGGCGGGGGCGTTGCCTCCGCCGGACACGGCGGCCCACTTCGGCAGCGTCCCATCGACGCCGCCACGGACTGCGATCCGCGAGCCTGCTACGACAGCTTCTGCAAGCATTGGCAGCAGGCCTTCGAGATCATCCAGCACAGCGCTCCGCCCTCGCACGACGACGTCCTGGGCGTCGTGTCCCATCTGGACTACATGGTCACCCTGCTGCTCGTGGAACTGCATCACTGCAACAAGGTCTCGCTGCCGGCGGCCGAGGCCAGTGGTCCGCCCGCGGCTCCCTGCCTTGAATTCCTGCTCAGCGAGAATCTGCTGGACAAGCTGTACGAGTGGGCCTGCACCACGGGACGCTATGCCAACGCTGTGAGGCTGGAGCAGCTGAAGCTGTACGAACTCCTCGTCAGCCACTCGCGACACCAGCTGCTCTGCCACGAGCCCTTCCTGCGACCCCTGCTCAAGATACTGGCCTCCAGCCAGGGTGAGATCTTTCCTCCAGATCTTGAAAAGCGGCTCGTTATACTGCTGAACCAGCTGTGCGTGGTTCTCATGCAGAATGTCCACCTGCTGGACCTCTTTTTCTTCTCCGCCCAGACGCAAGTCCAGGAGCAGATATTAAATGGCAATGTGGCGCAGCCCAAAAGTGGAACCACAACCAA TTTCATCATCTTCTCACTGCTTATCCCGTACGTGCATCGCGAGGGCAGTCTGGGCCATCAGGCCCGCGATGCCCTGCTCCTGTGCATGGCGCTCTCGCAGAAGAACTCCAACATTGGCACGTACATAGCCCAGTACTCCTCGATCTGCCCGCTGCTGGTGACCGGCCTGGGCGGTCTCTACTCACGTCTGCCCAACAGCATTGAGATCAGCTCCATTGACTGGCATCGAATCACGCCGGACGATGTGACAGAGATCCCAGAGCTGACGCTCTTCATGAACGCCCTCGAGTTTTGCAATGCCGTGGTGCAGGTGGCCCACGAGATGATCAAGCAACAGCTGCTGGACTTCATGTACCAGGGCTTCATTGTGCCCGTGCTGGGACCGGCGATCCTTCAG ACGAACATCGACTCGCAAATCTCGGCCATGTCGTACCTGGACCTCATTCTGCGCTCCATCACCGAACCTGGACTGCTGAGGGCCTTCGTTCGCTTTCTGCTCGATACGGAAAAGTTCGACGGAGAACGGATACTGGATGCTCTGGTTGAGCGCTTGAACTCACCCGATGCCAATCTCTGCATGGTCACGATGGCTTTGTTTGACACCCTGCTGGGACTGCACTGCGAGGATCTgatgctggagctgctgctCAAGTTCATGCTGCCCGGCAAGCATGTGCCCATCTCACATCGCCACAAGATCAACAAGATCGATCCGTATTTGAACAGCAGTGAGTTCTTCCTGGAACTTTCGCCCGATGTGATGAAGCGGGCCAGGGATCTGGCCAGGCCCAAGAGTATCCACGAACCGGTGATAGGCGACCTAACGCCGCTGCCCAGTCTCCCATCTCCGGTGATGAGCAAGACTATTGGAGCCAACTGGAACTATTACGGAGTGCACACGGGTGATAGTTTGTATGCGAATATTCAGGCTTATCTCTTCGAGGCCCACTGGCGAATCGCCCAGTGTCAAAGGGACTGCCTGAAGTGGGCGAACAGCTATCGCTACCAAAAGTGGCCACGCCACGGCCAGGGAAGAGTTCACGCCCATGCCTTGGAACTGGCCAGGCAGTTCTTTAGCGAGTTCGGAGGTGGAGCTATTGTTGCCAGCGAGTCGGGCGAGAAACAGCTTGATAGCTTGCAATCAATTGGCGAGTCCAGCGGCTACGAGTCGTTTAAGTGGCGACCGGCGGACGAAGAGAGTGAAGCCACGGACACCACGCTGGCCACTACAGCCAGCGAGGCAGATCTGGAGCACAACAACAGTAGCATCAGCAGCGTGCTAGGCGGAACCGGCAGACGAGAGGCCTGGCGCATATCCCACAACAATCGCAATGAGCTACTACTGACAGATCTGGATTTCTCGGAAGATTTGTTTGCGCAGGGCACTGTAAGCTTGG GTCCCTTTCTGAATGCCATCTGGGGCAAACTGCAAACCTTCACGAGCAACTCGCTGTACGTCAATCTTCACCTTACCGGGCTGATTACTCGCTTGGCCTGGTATCCCCTGCCGTTGGTTCACTCGCTGCTGCTGCGCTCAGACATCGCCATCACCTCGGATACGCCCTCGTTTCACCAGGTGCTTCGCATTCTTAAGCAACAGATCGATGCCGAGCTGCCAGTGACGGAGGATTCGCTGGAGATCATTGATGTGGCGCGTTCTTCACTCATTGATCGGGAGTTTCGCTTGGCAAACGCTCGGAAGGGAAACGAAGGCTCGCCAATGCATCACAGCCAACAGCAACAGTTGGCAACCAATTCCGGCCAGCAGCAGGGACAACTGCGGTCTGCTTACGCGACCCTTTCGGCAGCCACTCCCGTGCAGGCCACGCCTACCAGCGCTTACGATCCCTTCAAGCGCAGCGATAATAAGAGGCGCAGCATTAGCAAATCCATCACCAGCATGTTCAGCAGGAAGTCGTCCGCCTCCTCGTCGCCAGCGCCACCAAACGGCTCTTCCG CTTCATCTGGCTTATCACAAATTTACGCATTCTTCACCG GAGCTGCGTCGAATCTTGTGGGCAATAATGGAAGTGCCGAGGGAAGAGGCTTTCCACAAGGACAGACAGTCACTGGGACATGCGAAACCAGCTTGAGTACGCAACCACCATCAGGAGCCTCACGTCCGGGAGCCACAACCACGTCGACGGTGGGCGctgggagcagcagcagcatcggCGGATCCACTCAAACCCTCTCCGCCCAGTCGAACGCCACAACCCACTCGTCGAGCACGCTGCATGGTCTGGATGGGGGTCCATCCACAGGTGGTTTCAACTCCGAACCAGTGTCCCTTGACTCGGTGGCCTCCATGGGAATCATCGCCAGCACTAGTGGCACCGAGCGATCCCGGGACTTGGCCCTATGCGCTGTTCTGATGGATGAGTGGCTCAAGGAGCTGGCGGCCATTGCACAGGAGCAGAGCGTTGTGCTGGTCACGGAGCAGGCGTCCTTATGA
- the LOC108021142 gene encoding FHIP family protein GE18198 isoform X1 codes for MWLRQSSGGGVASAGHGGPLRQRPIDAATDCDPRACYDSFCKHWQQAFEIIQHSAPPSHDDVLGVVSHLDYMVTLLLVELHHCNKVSLPAAEASGPPAAPCLEFLLSENLLDKLYEWACTTGRYANAVRLEQLKLYELLVSHSRHQLLCHEPFLRPLLKILASSQGEIFPPDLEKRLVILLNQLCVVLMQNVHLLDLFFFSAQTQVQEQILNGNVAQPKSGTTTNFIIFSLLIPYVHREGSLGHQARDALLLCMALSQKNSNIGTYIAQYSSICPLLVTGLGGLYSRLPNSIEISSIDWHRITPDDVTEIPELTLFMNALEFCNAVVQVAHEMIKQQLLDFMYQGFIVPVLGPAILQTLKGKHFQTNIDSQISAMSYLDLILRSITEPGLLRAFVRFLLDTEKFDGERILDALVERLNSPDANLCMVTMALFDTLLGLHCEDLMLELLLKFMLPGKHVPISHRHKINKIDPYLNSSEFFLELSPDVMKRARDLARPKSIHEPVIGDLTPLPSLPSPVMSKTIGANWNYYGVHTGDSLYANIQAYLFEAHWRIAQCQRDCLKWANSYRYQKWPRHGQGRVHAHALELARQFFSEFGGGAIVASESGEKQLDSLQSIGESSGYESFKWRPADEESEATDTTLATTASEADLEHNNSSISSVLGGTGRREAWRISHNNRNELLLTDLDFSEDLFAQGTVSLGPFLNAIWGKLQTFTSNSLYVNLHLTGLITRLAWYPLPLVHSLLLRSDIAITSDTPSFHQVLRILKQQIDAELPVTEDSLEIIDVARSSLIDREFRLANARKGNEGSPMHHSQQQQLATNSGQQQGQLRSAYATLSAATPVQATPTSAYDPFKRSDNKRRSISKSITSMFSRKSSASSSPAPPNGSSASSGLSQIYAFFTGAASNLVGNNGSAEGRGFPQGQTVTGTCETSLSTQPPSGASRPGATTTSTVGAGSSSSIGGSTQTLSAQSNATTHSSSTLHGLDGGPSTGGFNSEPVSLDSVASMGIIASTSGTERSRDLALCAVLMDEWLKELAAIAQEQSVVLVTEQASL; via the exons ATGTGGCTGCGCCAGAGCAGCGGCGGGGGCGTTGCCTCCGCCGGACACGGCGGCCCACTTCGGCAGCGTCCCATCGACGCCGCCACGGACTGCGATCCGCGAGCCTGCTACGACAGCTTCTGCAAGCATTGGCAGCAGGCCTTCGAGATCATCCAGCACAGCGCTCCGCCCTCGCACGACGACGTCCTGGGCGTCGTGTCCCATCTGGACTACATGGTCACCCTGCTGCTCGTGGAACTGCATCACTGCAACAAGGTCTCGCTGCCGGCGGCCGAGGCCAGTGGTCCGCCCGCGGCTCCCTGCCTTGAATTCCTGCTCAGCGAGAATCTGCTGGACAAGCTGTACGAGTGGGCCTGCACCACGGGACGCTATGCCAACGCTGTGAGGCTGGAGCAGCTGAAGCTGTACGAACTCCTCGTCAGCCACTCGCGACACCAGCTGCTCTGCCACGAGCCCTTCCTGCGACCCCTGCTCAAGATACTGGCCTCCAGCCAGGGTGAGATCTTTCCTCCAGATCTTGAAAAGCGGCTCGTTATACTGCTGAACCAGCTGTGCGTGGTTCTCATGCAGAATGTCCACCTGCTGGACCTCTTTTTCTTCTCCGCCCAGACGCAAGTCCAGGAGCAGATATTAAATGGCAATGTGGCGCAGCCCAAAAGTGGAACCACAACCAA TTTCATCATCTTCTCACTGCTTATCCCGTACGTGCATCGCGAGGGCAGTCTGGGCCATCAGGCCCGCGATGCCCTGCTCCTGTGCATGGCGCTCTCGCAGAAGAACTCCAACATTGGCACGTACATAGCCCAGTACTCCTCGATCTGCCCGCTGCTGGTGACCGGCCTGGGCGGTCTCTACTCACGTCTGCCCAACAGCATTGAGATCAGCTCCATTGACTGGCATCGAATCACGCCGGACGATGTGACAGAGATCCCAGAGCTGACGCTCTTCATGAACGCCCTCGAGTTTTGCAATGCCGTGGTGCAGGTGGCCCACGAGATGATCAAGCAACAGCTGCTGGACTTCATGTACCAGGGCTTCATTGTGCCCGTGCTGGGACCGGCGATCCTTCAG ACACTGAAGGGCAAACATTTTCAGACGAACATCGACTCGCAAATCTCGGCCATGTCGTACCTGGACCTCATTCTGCGCTCCATCACCGAACCTGGACTGCTGAGGGCCTTCGTTCGCTTTCTGCTCGATACGGAAAAGTTCGACGGAGAACGGATACTGGATGCTCTGGTTGAGCGCTTGAACTCACCCGATGCCAATCTCTGCATGGTCACGATGGCTTTGTTTGACACCCTGCTGGGACTGCACTGCGAGGATCTgatgctggagctgctgctCAAGTTCATGCTGCCCGGCAAGCATGTGCCCATCTCACATCGCCACAAGATCAACAAGATCGATCCGTATTTGAACAGCAGTGAGTTCTTCCTGGAACTTTCGCCCGATGTGATGAAGCGGGCCAGGGATCTGGCCAGGCCCAAGAGTATCCACGAACCGGTGATAGGCGACCTAACGCCGCTGCCCAGTCTCCCATCTCCGGTGATGAGCAAGACTATTGGAGCCAACTGGAACTATTACGGAGTGCACACGGGTGATAGTTTGTATGCGAATATTCAGGCTTATCTCTTCGAGGCCCACTGGCGAATCGCCCAGTGTCAAAGGGACTGCCTGAAGTGGGCGAACAGCTATCGCTACCAAAAGTGGCCACGCCACGGCCAGGGAAGAGTTCACGCCCATGCCTTGGAACTGGCCAGGCAGTTCTTTAGCGAGTTCGGAGGTGGAGCTATTGTTGCCAGCGAGTCGGGCGAGAAACAGCTTGATAGCTTGCAATCAATTGGCGAGTCCAGCGGCTACGAGTCGTTTAAGTGGCGACCGGCGGACGAAGAGAGTGAAGCCACGGACACCACGCTGGCCACTACAGCCAGCGAGGCAGATCTGGAGCACAACAACAGTAGCATCAGCAGCGTGCTAGGCGGAACCGGCAGACGAGAGGCCTGGCGCATATCCCACAACAATCGCAATGAGCTACTACTGACAGATCTGGATTTCTCGGAAGATTTGTTTGCGCAGGGCACTGTAAGCTTGG GTCCCTTTCTGAATGCCATCTGGGGCAAACTGCAAACCTTCACGAGCAACTCGCTGTACGTCAATCTTCACCTTACCGGGCTGATTACTCGCTTGGCCTGGTATCCCCTGCCGTTGGTTCACTCGCTGCTGCTGCGCTCAGACATCGCCATCACCTCGGATACGCCCTCGTTTCACCAGGTGCTTCGCATTCTTAAGCAACAGATCGATGCCGAGCTGCCAGTGACGGAGGATTCGCTGGAGATCATTGATGTGGCGCGTTCTTCACTCATTGATCGGGAGTTTCGCTTGGCAAACGCTCGGAAGGGAAACGAAGGCTCGCCAATGCATCACAGCCAACAGCAACAGTTGGCAACCAATTCCGGCCAGCAGCAGGGACAACTGCGGTCTGCTTACGCGACCCTTTCGGCAGCCACTCCCGTGCAGGCCACGCCTACCAGCGCTTACGATCCCTTCAAGCGCAGCGATAATAAGAGGCGCAGCATTAGCAAATCCATCACCAGCATGTTCAGCAGGAAGTCGTCCGCCTCCTCGTCGCCAGCGCCACCAAACGGCTCTTCCG CTTCATCTGGCTTATCACAAATTTACGCATTCTTCACCG GAGCTGCGTCGAATCTTGTGGGCAATAATGGAAGTGCCGAGGGAAGAGGCTTTCCACAAGGACAGACAGTCACTGGGACATGCGAAACCAGCTTGAGTACGCAACCACCATCAGGAGCCTCACGTCCGGGAGCCACAACCACGTCGACGGTGGGCGctgggagcagcagcagcatcggCGGATCCACTCAAACCCTCTCCGCCCAGTCGAACGCCACAACCCACTCGTCGAGCACGCTGCATGGTCTGGATGGGGGTCCATCCACAGGTGGTTTCAACTCCGAACCAGTGTCCCTTGACTCGGTGGCCTCCATGGGAATCATCGCCAGCACTAGTGGCACCGAGCGATCCCGGGACTTGGCCCTATGCGCTGTTCTGATGGATGAGTGGCTCAAGGAGCTGGCGGCCATTGCACAGGAGCAGAGCGTTGTGCTGGTCACGGAGCAGGCGTCCTTATGA
- the LOC108021142 gene encoding FHIP family protein CG3558 isoform X4, with protein MWLRQSSGGGVASAGHGGPLRQRPIDAATDCDPRACYDSFCKHWQQAFEIIQHSAPPSHDDVLGVVSHLDYMVTLLLVELHHCNKVSLPAAEASGPPAAPCLEFLLSENLLDKLYEWACTTGRYANAVRLEQLKLYELLVSHSRHQLLCHEPFLRPLLKILASSQGEIFPPDLEKRLVILLNQLCVVLMQNVHLLDLFFFSAQTQVQEQILNGNVAQPKSGTTTNFIIFSLLIPYVHREGSLGHQARDALLLCMALSQKNSNIGTYIAQYSSICPLLVTGLGGLYSRLPNSIEISSIDWHRITPDDVTEIPELTLFMNALEFCNAVVQVAHEMIKQQLLDFMYQGFIVPVLGPAILQTNIDSQISAMSYLDLILRSITEPGLLRAFVRFLLDTEKFDGERILDALVERLNSPDANLCMVTMALFDTLLGLHCEDLMLELLLKFMLPGKHVPISHRHKINKIDPYLNSSEFFLELSPDVMKRARDLARPKSIHEPVIGDLTPLPSLPSPVMSKTIGANWNYYGVHTGDSLYANIQAYLFEAHWRIAQCQRDCLKWANSYRYQKWPRHGQGRVHAHALELARQFFSEFGGGAIVASESGEKQLDSLQSIGESSGYESFKWRPADEESEATDTTLATTASEADLEHNNSSISSVLGGTGRREAWRISHNNRNELLLTDLDFSEDLFAQGTVSLGPFLNAIWGKLQTFTSNSLYVNLHLTGLITRLAWYPLPLVHSLLLRSDIAITSDTPSFHQVLRILKQQIDAELPVTEDSLEIIDVARSSLIDREFRLANARKGNEGSPMHHSQQQQLATNSGQQQGQLRSAYATLSAATPVQATPTSAYDPFKRSDNKRRSISKSITSMFSRKSSASSSPAPPNGSSGAASNLVGNNGSAEGRGFPQGQTVTGTCETSLSTQPPSGASRPGATTTSTVGAGSSSSIGGSTQTLSAQSNATTHSSSTLHGLDGGPSTGGFNSEPVSLDSVASMGIIASTSGTERSRDLALCAVLMDEWLKELAAIAQEQSVVLVTEQASL; from the exons ATGTGGCTGCGCCAGAGCAGCGGCGGGGGCGTTGCCTCCGCCGGACACGGCGGCCCACTTCGGCAGCGTCCCATCGACGCCGCCACGGACTGCGATCCGCGAGCCTGCTACGACAGCTTCTGCAAGCATTGGCAGCAGGCCTTCGAGATCATCCAGCACAGCGCTCCGCCCTCGCACGACGACGTCCTGGGCGTCGTGTCCCATCTGGACTACATGGTCACCCTGCTGCTCGTGGAACTGCATCACTGCAACAAGGTCTCGCTGCCGGCGGCCGAGGCCAGTGGTCCGCCCGCGGCTCCCTGCCTTGAATTCCTGCTCAGCGAGAATCTGCTGGACAAGCTGTACGAGTGGGCCTGCACCACGGGACGCTATGCCAACGCTGTGAGGCTGGAGCAGCTGAAGCTGTACGAACTCCTCGTCAGCCACTCGCGACACCAGCTGCTCTGCCACGAGCCCTTCCTGCGACCCCTGCTCAAGATACTGGCCTCCAGCCAGGGTGAGATCTTTCCTCCAGATCTTGAAAAGCGGCTCGTTATACTGCTGAACCAGCTGTGCGTGGTTCTCATGCAGAATGTCCACCTGCTGGACCTCTTTTTCTTCTCCGCCCAGACGCAAGTCCAGGAGCAGATATTAAATGGCAATGTGGCGCAGCCCAAAAGTGGAACCACAACCAA TTTCATCATCTTCTCACTGCTTATCCCGTACGTGCATCGCGAGGGCAGTCTGGGCCATCAGGCCCGCGATGCCCTGCTCCTGTGCATGGCGCTCTCGCAGAAGAACTCCAACATTGGCACGTACATAGCCCAGTACTCCTCGATCTGCCCGCTGCTGGTGACCGGCCTGGGCGGTCTCTACTCACGTCTGCCCAACAGCATTGAGATCAGCTCCATTGACTGGCATCGAATCACGCCGGACGATGTGACAGAGATCCCAGAGCTGACGCTCTTCATGAACGCCCTCGAGTTTTGCAATGCCGTGGTGCAGGTGGCCCACGAGATGATCAAGCAACAGCTGCTGGACTTCATGTACCAGGGCTTCATTGTGCCCGTGCTGGGACCGGCGATCCTTCAG ACGAACATCGACTCGCAAATCTCGGCCATGTCGTACCTGGACCTCATTCTGCGCTCCATCACCGAACCTGGACTGCTGAGGGCCTTCGTTCGCTTTCTGCTCGATACGGAAAAGTTCGACGGAGAACGGATACTGGATGCTCTGGTTGAGCGCTTGAACTCACCCGATGCCAATCTCTGCATGGTCACGATGGCTTTGTTTGACACCCTGCTGGGACTGCACTGCGAGGATCTgatgctggagctgctgctCAAGTTCATGCTGCCCGGCAAGCATGTGCCCATCTCACATCGCCACAAGATCAACAAGATCGATCCGTATTTGAACAGCAGTGAGTTCTTCCTGGAACTTTCGCCCGATGTGATGAAGCGGGCCAGGGATCTGGCCAGGCCCAAGAGTATCCACGAACCGGTGATAGGCGACCTAACGCCGCTGCCCAGTCTCCCATCTCCGGTGATGAGCAAGACTATTGGAGCCAACTGGAACTATTACGGAGTGCACACGGGTGATAGTTTGTATGCGAATATTCAGGCTTATCTCTTCGAGGCCCACTGGCGAATCGCCCAGTGTCAAAGGGACTGCCTGAAGTGGGCGAACAGCTATCGCTACCAAAAGTGGCCACGCCACGGCCAGGGAAGAGTTCACGCCCATGCCTTGGAACTGGCCAGGCAGTTCTTTAGCGAGTTCGGAGGTGGAGCTATTGTTGCCAGCGAGTCGGGCGAGAAACAGCTTGATAGCTTGCAATCAATTGGCGAGTCCAGCGGCTACGAGTCGTTTAAGTGGCGACCGGCGGACGAAGAGAGTGAAGCCACGGACACCACGCTGGCCACTACAGCCAGCGAGGCAGATCTGGAGCACAACAACAGTAGCATCAGCAGCGTGCTAGGCGGAACCGGCAGACGAGAGGCCTGGCGCATATCCCACAACAATCGCAATGAGCTACTACTGACAGATCTGGATTTCTCGGAAGATTTGTTTGCGCAGGGCACTGTAAGCTTGG GTCCCTTTCTGAATGCCATCTGGGGCAAACTGCAAACCTTCACGAGCAACTCGCTGTACGTCAATCTTCACCTTACCGGGCTGATTACTCGCTTGGCCTGGTATCCCCTGCCGTTGGTTCACTCGCTGCTGCTGCGCTCAGACATCGCCATCACCTCGGATACGCCCTCGTTTCACCAGGTGCTTCGCATTCTTAAGCAACAGATCGATGCCGAGCTGCCAGTGACGGAGGATTCGCTGGAGATCATTGATGTGGCGCGTTCTTCACTCATTGATCGGGAGTTTCGCTTGGCAAACGCTCGGAAGGGAAACGAAGGCTCGCCAATGCATCACAGCCAACAGCAACAGTTGGCAACCAATTCCGGCCAGCAGCAGGGACAACTGCGGTCTGCTTACGCGACCCTTTCGGCAGCCACTCCCGTGCAGGCCACGCCTACCAGCGCTTACGATCCCTTCAAGCGCAGCGATAATAAGAGGCGCAGCATTAGCAAATCCATCACCAGCATGTTCAGCAGGAAGTCGTCCGCCTCCTCGTCGCCAGCGCCACCAAACGGCTCTTCCG GAGCTGCGTCGAATCTTGTGGGCAATAATGGAAGTGCCGAGGGAAGAGGCTTTCCACAAGGACAGACAGTCACTGGGACATGCGAAACCAGCTTGAGTACGCAACCACCATCAGGAGCCTCACGTCCGGGAGCCACAACCACGTCGACGGTGGGCGctgggagcagcagcagcatcggCGGATCCACTCAAACCCTCTCCGCCCAGTCGAACGCCACAACCCACTCGTCGAGCACGCTGCATGGTCTGGATGGGGGTCCATCCACAGGTGGTTTCAACTCCGAACCAGTGTCCCTTGACTCGGTGGCCTCCATGGGAATCATCGCCAGCACTAGTGGCACCGAGCGATCCCGGGACTTGGCCCTATGCGCTGTTCTGATGGATGAGTGGCTCAAGGAGCTGGCGGCCATTGCACAGGAGCAGAGCGTTGTGCTGGTCACGGAGCAGGCGTCCTTATGA